In one window of Flavobacterium ginsengisoli DNA:
- a CDS encoding helix-turn-helix domain-containing protein → MKHQESFLKAIRQKAPKSVSLIEEIAGILEIKYDASHRRISGKSKFSIDETIKLAEHFNISLDNLFSNKEKVVIEKTIEIENLKDMLHYFKSSSENIEALIKNKTATLFYSAKDIPLFYFMDGTILSKFKAFVWLNLLNSNQKKVAFENFVIDESFTEYMQKLKEIYENTPVNEVWNDTTINSSLQQILYFYEAGLLNLKSANALCLDLKRIISLIKEKCRQTQ, encoded by the coding sequence ATGAAACATCAGGAATCTTTTTTAAAAGCAATTAGACAAAAAGCACCTAAGTCAGTTTCTTTAATAGAAGAAATTGCAGGTATTTTAGAAATTAAATATGACGCCTCTCATCGAAGGATTTCAGGAAAAAGCAAATTCTCTATTGATGAAACGATTAAACTGGCGGAACATTTCAACATTTCGCTAGATAATTTATTCTCAAATAAAGAAAAGGTGGTTATTGAGAAAACAATCGAGATTGAAAACTTAAAAGACATGCTTCATTATTTCAAATCATCATCTGAAAATATTGAAGCATTAATAAAAAATAAGACAGCAACACTTTTCTATTCAGCAAAAGACATTCCGCTGTTTTATTTTATGGATGGTACAATTTTATCCAAATTTAAAGCCTTTGTATGGCTGAATCTATTAAACTCAAATCAGAAAAAAGTTGCTTTTGAAAATTTTGTAATTGATGAATCATTTACAGAATACATGCAAAAATTAAAAGAAATATACGAGAATACTCCTGTAAATGAAGTATGGAATGACACCACCATAAACAGTAGCTTGCAACAAATTCTATATTTTTATGAGGCTGGACTTTTAAATCTAAAAAGTGCAAATGCTCTTTGTTTAGATTTAAAACGAATTATTAGCTTAATAAAAGAAAAATGCAGACAAACCCAATAA